A stretch of the Capsicum annuum cultivar UCD-10X-F1 chromosome 8, UCD10Xv1.1, whole genome shotgun sequence genome encodes the following:
- the LOC107879349 gene encoding uncharacterized protein D806_0078 isoform X2 → MKFILFLALSLFLRGALGDLICEELPVEMCTLSIASDGKRCVLESRPSDEGNLECQTSEVYASNKMLMEYIETNECVGACGVDRQSLGLSSDNLLDSKFIAKLCSHQCYHNCPNIVDLYSNVASAEGVSLAKMCSSQKIRLPRRGMSQLLSSGAVAPVVHGGGSTPVSDAPSPSVSAGSAPVSDDALPPTSSGGSDPVSEALPPAVGGGSTPVSDALPPTVGGGSDPVSVALPPTISGGSDPVSDALPPAVSDGSTPVSDALPPTVGGGSDPVSVALPPTVGGGSDPVSVALPPAVSGGSDPVSDALPPAVGGGSTPVSDALPPAVSGGSDPVSDALPPAVGGGSTPVSDALPPTASGGSTPVSDALPPTISGGSTPVSDAAPPVDSGPDSEAAPPLSQS, encoded by the exons ATGAAGTTCATTCTCTTCCTTGCTTTATCCCTCTTCCTCCGAGGAGCTCTTG GTGATCTGATATGCGAGGAATTACCAGTGGAGATGTGTACGCTTTCAATTGCATCCGATGGAAAGCGGTGTGTGTTGGAGAGTCGCCCGTCTGATGAAGGAAATTTGGAATGCCAGACTTCAGAAGTGTATGCAAGTAACAAAATGTTGATGGAATATATAGAGACTAATGAATGTGTTGGTGCATGTGGAGTTGATAGGCAATCTCTTGGACTGTCTTCGGACAACCTTCTTGATTCTAAATTCATTGCCAAGCTCTGTTCACATCAGTGTTACCACAACTGTCCCAACATTGTTGATCTTTACTCAAATGTGGCTTCTGCAGAAG GAGTATCTTTGGCCAAAATGTGCTCGTCCCAGAAAATTCGTCTTCCACGACGTGGAATGTCTCAGCTCTTAAGTTCGGGTGCAGTTGCTCCGGTAGTTCATGGAGGTGGCAGTACTCCAGTTTCTGATGCACCTTCTCCTAGTGTTAGTGCCGGTAGTGCTCCTGTTTCTGATGATGCACTTCCTCCTACCTCTAGTGGCGGTAGTGATCCTGTTTCTGAGGCACTTCCTCCTGCCGTTGGTGGCGGAAGTACTCCAGTTTCTGATGCACTTCCTCCTACCGTTGGCGGCGGTAGT GATCCTGTTTCTGTTGCACTTCCTCCTACCATTAGTGGCGGTAGTGATCCTGTTTCTGATGCACTTCCTCCTGCCGTTAGTGATGGAAGTACTCCAGTTTCTGATGCACTTCCTCCTACCGTTGGTGGCGGTAGTGATCCTGTTTCTGTTGCACTTCCTCCTACCGTTGGCGGCGGTAGTGATCCTGTTTCTGTTGCACTTCCTCCTGCCGTGAGTGGCGGTAGTGATCCTGTTTCTGACGCACTTCCTCCTGCCGTTGGTGGCGGAAGTACTCCAGTTTCTGATGCACTTCCTCCTGCCGTGAGTGGCGGTAGTGATCCTGTTTCTGACGCACTTCCTCCTGCCGTTGGTGGCGGAAGTACTCCAGTTTCTGATGCACTTCCTCCTACCGCTAGCGGCGGAAGTACTCCAGTTTCTGACGCACTTCCTCCTACCATTAGTGGTGGCAGTACTCCAGTTTCTGATGCAGCTCCTCCTGTCGATAGTGGTCCAGATTCTGAAGCAGCTCCTCCTCTTTCTCAATCTTGA
- the LOC107879349 gene encoding uncharacterized protein D806_0078 isoform X1, with amino-acid sequence MKFILFLALSLFLRGALGDLICEELPVEMCTLSIASDGKRCVLESRPSDEGNLECQTSEVYASNKMLMEYIETNECVGACGVDRQSLGLSSDNLLDSKFIAKLCSHQCYHNCPNIVDLYSNVASAEGVSLAKMCSSQKIRLPRRGMSQLLSSGAVAPVVHGGGSTPVSDAPSPSVSAGSAPVSDDALPPTSSGGSDPVSEALPPAVGGGSTPVSDALPPTVGGGSDPVSVALPPTISGGSDPVSDALPPAVSDGSTPVSDALPPTVGGGSDPVSVALPPTVGGGSDPVSVALPPAVSGGSDPVSDALPPAVGGGSTPVSDALPPAVSGGSDPVSDALPPAVGGGSTPVSDALPPTASGGSTPVSDALPPTISGGSTPVSDAAPPVDSGPDSEAAPPLSQS; translated from the exons ATGAAGTTCATTCTCTTCCTTGCTTTATCCCTCTTCCTCCGAGGAGCTCTTG GTGATCTGATATGCGAGGAATTACCAGTGGAGATGTGTACGCTTTCAATTGCATCCGATGGAAAGCGGTGTGTGTTGGAGAGTCGCCCGTCTGATGAAGGAAATTTGGAATGCCAGACTTCAGAAGTGTATGCAAGTAACAAAATGTTGATGGAATATATAGAGACTAATGAATGTGTTGGTGCATGTGGAGTTGATAGGCAATCTCTTGGACTGTCTTCGGACAACCTTCTTGATTCTAAATTCATTGCCAAGCTCTGTTCACATCAGTGTTACCACAACTGTCCCAACATTGTTGATCTTTACTCAAATGTGGCTTCTGCAGAAG GAGTATCTTTGGCCAAAATGTGCTCGTCCCAGAAAATTCGTCTTCCACGACGTGGAATGTCTCAGCTCTTAAGTTCGGGTGCAGTTGCTCCGGTAGTTCATGGAGGTGGCAGTACTCCAGTTTCTGATGCACCTTCTCCTAGTGTTAGTGCCGGTAGTGCTCCTGTTTCTGATGATGCACTTCCTCCTACCTCTAGTGGCGGTAGTGATCCTGTTTCTGAGGCACTTCCTCCTGCCGTTGGTGGCGGAAGTACTCCAGTTTCTGATGCACTTCCTCCTACCGTTGGCGGCGGTAGTGATCCTGTTTCTGTTGCACTTCCTC CTACCATTAGTGGCGGTAGTGATCCTGTTTCTGATGCACTTCCTCCTGCCGTTAGTGATGGAAGTACTCCAGTTTCTGATGCACTTCCTCCTACCGTTGGTGGCGGTAGTGATCCTGTTTCTGTTGCACTTCCTCCTACCGTTGGCGGCGGTAGTGATCCTGTTTCTGTTGCACTTCCTCCTGCCGTGAGTGGCGGTAGTGATCCTGTTTCTGACGCACTTCCTCCTGCCGTTGGTGGCGGAAGTACTCCAGTTTCTGATGCACTTCCTCCTGCCGTGAGTGGCGGTAGTGATCCTGTTTCTGACGCACTTCCTCCTGCCGTTGGTGGCGGAAGTACTCCAGTTTCTGATGCACTTCCTCCTACCGCTAGCGGCGGAAGTACTCCAGTTTCTGACGCACTTCCTCCTACCATTAGTGGTGGCAGTACTCCAGTTTCTGATGCAGCTCCTCCTGTCGATAGTGGTCCAGATTCTGAAGCAGCTCCTCCTCTTTCTCAATCTTGA